One region of Oryza sativa Japonica Group chromosome 10, ASM3414082v1 genomic DNA includes:
- the LOC4347957 gene encoding peroxidase 2 has protein sequence MAAPASSTSSLLLVLVILLAAALISHSSANAWPASSSGSGGGGGGLSAGFYDETCPSAQDVVRRVIQDARVADPRIPASLIRLHFHDCFVNGCDASILLDEDLPSGIHTEKRVPANDNSARGFDVVDDIKCELDKACPGVVSCADILAIAAQEEIDLAGGPRWRVQLGRRDATATNIPSADNLPGFTDTLEDLVAKFDAVGLDHGDLVALQGAHTFGRAQCLFTRENCTAGQPDDALENLDPVTPDVFDNNYYGSLLRGTAKLPSDQVMLSDDPYAAATTAPFVRRFAGSQKSFFRSFAASMIKMGNISPLTGMDGQIRQNCRRINTYY, from the exons ATGGCTGCACCAGCTTCCTCCACCTCGTCTCTTCTCCTAGTGTTGGTGATACTGCTCGCAGCAGCGCTGATCAGCCACTCATCAGCCAATGCCTGGCCTGCTAGtagctccggctccggcggcggcggcggcggcctcagcGCCGGATTCTACGACGAGACGTGCCCCAGCGCGCAGGACGTGGTGCGGCGCGTGATCCAGGACGCCCGCGTCGCCGACCCGCGCATCCCGGCCTCCCTCATCCGCCTCcacttccacgactgcttcgtcaaCGGCTGCGACGCCTCCATCCTCCTCGACGAGGACCTGCCGTCCGGGATCCACACCGAGAAGCGCGTCCCGGCCAACGACAACTCCGCCCGGGGGTTCGACGTCGTCGACGACATCAAGTGCGAGCTCGACAAGGCATGCCCGGGcgtcgtctcctgcgccgacatcctcgccatcgccgcccag GAGGAAATTG acctcgccggcggcccgCGCTGGCGCGTCCAGCTCGGCCGCCgcgacgccaccgccaccaacaTCCCCAGCGCCGACAACCTCCCCGGCTTCACCGACACGCTCGAGGACCTCGTCGCCAAGTTCGACGCCGTCGGCCTCGACCACGGCGACCTCGTGGCGCTCCAGGGCGCCCACACGTTCGGGCGGGCGCAGTGCCTGTTCACGCGGGAGAACTGCACGGCGGGGCAGCCGGACGACGCGCTGGAGAACCTGGACCCGGTCACCCCCGACGTGTTCGACAACAACTACTACGGCAGCCTCCTCCGCGGCACCGCCAAGCTCCCCTCCGACCAGGTCATGCTCTCTGACGACCcctacgccgccgccaccaccgcgccctTCGTCCGCCGCTTCGCTGGCAGCCAGAAGAGCTTCTTCAGGAGCTTCGCGGCGTCGATGATCAAGATGGGGAACATCAGCCCGCTCACCGGGATGGACGGACAGATCAGGCAAAACTGCCGCAGGATCAACACCTATTACTAG